A single genomic interval of Macaca nemestrina isolate mMacNem1 chromosome 14, mMacNem.hap1, whole genome shotgun sequence harbors:
- the LOC105487165 gene encoding NADH dehydrogenase [ubiquinone] 1 alpha subcomplex subunit 8, giving the protein MPGIVELPTLEELKVDEVKVSSAVLKAAAHHYGAQCDKPNKEFMLCRWEEKDPRRCLEEGKLVNKCALDFFRQIKRHCAEPFTEYWTCIDYTGQQLFRHCRKQQAKFDECVLDKLGWVRPDLGELSKVTKVKTDRPLPENPYHSRPRPEPNPEIEGDLKPAVHGSHFFVWTK; this is encoded by the exons GTGAAAGTTAGTTCTGCTGTGCTTAAAGCTGCGGCCCATCACTATGGAGCTCAGTGTGATAAGCCCAACAAGGAGTTTATGCTCTGCCGCTGGGAAGAGAAAGATCCGAGGCGGTGTTTGGAGGAAGGCAAGCTGGTCAACAAGTGTGCTTTGGACTTCTTTAG GCAGATAAAACGTCACTGCGCAGAGCCTTTTACAGAATATTGGACTTGCATTGATTATACTGGCCAGCAGTTATTTCGTCACTGTCGCAAACAGCAGGCAAAGTTTGACGAGTGTGTGCTGGACAAATTGGGCTGGGTGCGGCCTGACCTGGGAGAACTGTCAAAG GTCACCAAAGTGAAAACAGATCGACCTTTACCGGAGAATCCCTATCACTCAAGACCAAGACCGGAGCCCAACCCTGAGATCGAGGGAGATCTGAAGCCTGCCGTACATGGCAGCCACTTTTTTGTCTGGACCAAGTAA